CAGGAACACTTCGCGCTGTTCGAGTCCCACCTGCGCGAGGAGGTCTTCCCGCCACTCGACGCCGAGGGGACCGTCAGCATCCAACGCCTGACCGAGGAACTCGGGCGGGCGAACACCGAGGTGAACGAGCGGGAGGGAATCGCGGAGGACGCGGGCGTCGCGGCCGCCGCCTACGAGGCCGACGTGCCCATCTACTGTCCGGCGGTGCAGGACTCGGTGCTCGGTCTGCAGGCGTGGATGTACTCACAGACGGCCGACTTCTCGCTGGACGCGCTGGCGGACATGACGCCCCTGACCGATCTGGCCTACGAGGCCGACACGGCTGGCTGTCTGCTGGTCGGTGGCGGCGTGCCGAAGAACTTCACCCTCCAGACGATGCTCGTGACGCCGGGGGCGTACGACTACGGCGTCCAGATCACGATGGACTCGGAGGCGACCGGCGGGTTGTCCGGCGCGACGCTGGACGAGGCGCGCTCGTGGGGGAAGTTGGAGAAGGACGCCCGGAACGTGACCGTGCTGGGTGACGCGACGGTGTATCTCCCGCTGTTGGTCGCCGCAGTGAGAGAGAAACTGGAAGAGTAGTCTGGGTTTCGAGTCGGCAGTCAGTCAGTCGTCGTCTTCCTCCTCTTCGTCTTCTTCCTCTTCTTCCTCGTCGTCTTCGTCTTGTTCTTCCTCGTCATCGTCGTCTCGCTCCGATTCTTCCTCGTCGTCCTCGTCGTCTTCCTCCTCTCTCTCGTCTTCGTCGTCTTCCTCGTCGTCCTCTTCCTCATCTTCATCTTCGTCGCCACGGGGCGGCGCAGTCTTGTCGATGGTCGGGACGAGTCCGAACTCCTCGTCGGACGACTCGTCGTCCGGGGAGAGGTAGCCGACGGCGAAGACGGTGTAGATGCTGCCGGCGGTCAGCGGGAGTATCGTCTCGAAGACGACCGAGCCGTCGTCGTCCTCGGTGTCGGGCCGAACCTCGACTGCGTACTCGCCAGCTGGGACCTCGACGTAGCCGCCGGATTCGCCGAACTCGACGCCGTCGAACAGCATCGCCGAACCGTCGTTCACCGTCACGTCGACGGCGGGGGCGTCGGGAGAGGCGTGGACGACCCGGACGCGGGCGTTCCCGTCGAAGACGCGCCCGTTCTCGTCCTCGAACACCTCGACGCCGAACTCGGTGTCGTCGCTCGCCACTTCGCCGAGTGCGACTGCGGTGTAGTCCTCACCTGCGAGTTCGACGGTCTGGTCGAAGACGACCGTATCGGGGTCCCCGGCGGCCGTCACCTGCACGCCGTACTCACCGTCCGAGAGTTCGAGGTAGTCGGTCACGTCCCGGAAGCCGAGGCTCTCGATCACCCGACTGCCGTCCACGTACACGTCGACAGCGGGGGCGTCAGGCGAGGCGTGGGCCACGCGAACCGCCGCCTCGTCGCCGCCATCCTCCTCGTCGTCATCGTCACGACCGCGACCGCGGTCTCCCGGCGGGTCGGCGAGGACGATCCCGGTGCCGCCCGCGACCGCGACTGTCGAACCGATGCCTGCGAGGACGTTCCGTCTCGTGTGGGGCATACGGTGTATCACAAGGATCGGTCCTGAAAATGGATTGTGGCCGTTTCCCGAGATGTTTTCGCGGGCGTAGCCGAGCGAAATTCACTTGCGCAGGGCGGGGGTACTGTCGTGTGGCCGATGACGACGGCACCGGGCCGAACCGGGGTGGCACCCGGTGACGACGAGCCCTATGAGTGCCGAGGCCTCATATTCTGTCTTAGATTATTTCCGCGAACTGCATAATCATTTGGATAGCACGGATGCTTCCTGAAATTCCACAAGCCACACTCAACATTCTCATCGGCGCGGGCATCGCCGGCACAGGCATCTACAACTGGGACCAGCGCCGCATACAGAGAAACAACCTGCGCCGTGCACTCATCCTTGAGAGCGTCCTGGCCAGTATATCGATCCAGGCGATCATCAATAACGAGGGCACACTCCCACACTCAGATATCGATACAGAGTCCTTCCTGCCCAGTAAGGTCTACGAGGCGAACCTGGGCAAGATCAAGACCCTGAACCGGAACGAGATCGAGGTTGTGTTCCAGTTCTACACTGGACTTGAGCTGATGCGTGACGTGTCTCACCATACGAGGTAGCCGATCCGGAGTACGTGATAGGGATGCGTGATGAATCGCTCAGGTCGCTCGAAGAACTCCGACGGGGGCAGGGTACCGTCTGCTACGGCGTATCGGGCTCATCCGGTCAAACGATGCATATGAGACCTGACCGGCAGCCACGTCACTCACGCTCCAGTTCGAACTCCCGTTCCCGCTCTTTCTCCGGGTCCTCTTCGTGAACGAATCGGATAGTGTCCCGGTCATCCGGTTCTTCCTCCTCCTCCGGCCTGCGTGATTCAGTCCGTTCAGGCTCGAAATCGTCCAGATTTCTATTCCGCGCAGCTCGTTCCTCCACCGGGGTATGGTCGAGGGCACGGTCCGATCGCTCACGGCGCTCCGGCCTGGCATCGATGTACGCGTTCTCCCCGTACATGTTGTAGACGACCGTCTGTGAATCCGATTCCTCGGGAGGAAGCCCCATCTCGGCTGCACGTCTTCTTTCGCGCCACTCCCTCGCGCGCTCACGCTCTCGTTTTTTTCGCTCCCGTTCGCGTTCTTCCTCACGCTCCTCTTCACGGCGCCGCTGTGTCATCAACCGGCGACCCGCACCCAGAAGGGCAATATACAACGCTCCAACACCCGCTAACAGGGCCGGGGCAGACAGAATCGCAGTCTGGTTCAATATTAAGGCCAAGATGGCCAGAATCCCGATGATTTCGATGAGATCGAGGACCCACGCCTTCTCCTCAAACCATCTTCTCATCATATCGATTAGCCCCCATACTGAACGCTGCCAGTAGCACGCCGACAACAAGGAACGCGACAGCAACGGTCCGAGCGTCAGGAGACGGATTAACCAGCAGAAGAATTCCTGCGAGCGCGTACAGCGTATACCGCACGTAGGCGATACCGTCCCAGAACACCTCGTCCATACAATCTCCGATGCGTCAGAGGCACAAAGTTGTTTACCTGCGGCCTGACGCGCGCAGAGGTATGAGCGTTCAACAGGTCACTTGACCGGAAGCTATTCCTTACGTCAACAAATACATCCATTAACAGATCGTGACAATTACCGACGCCGACCGAGAGACCTTCCAGACCACAGTCGAGGAATTCCGGCCGCAGATCACCGAGGACATGTGTCTGCCGACGGCGCTAAAGAATGTTCTCGACGAATTCGCTGGACGCCACGGCTCAGACGGTCCGCTCAGCCTCAGCGATCTCAACGATATCTGTGATTACCGCGCCGGCAGCGCATCAAGCGCTCA
This genomic window from Salinirubrum litoreum contains:
- a CDS encoding DUF4397 domain-containing protein, which encodes MPHTRRNVLAGIGSTVAVAGGTGIVLADPPGDRGRGRDDDDEEDGGDEAAVRVAHASPDAPAVDVYVDGSRVIESLGFRDVTDYLELSDGEYGVQVTAAGDPDTVVFDQTVELAGEDYTAVALGEVASDDTEFGVEVFEDENGRVFDGNARVRVVHASPDAPAVDVTVNDGSAMLFDGVEFGESGGYVEVPAGEYAVEVRPDTEDDDGSVVFETILPLTAGSIYTVFAVGYLSPDDESSDEEFGLVPTIDKTAPPRGDEDEDEEEDDEEDDEDEREEEDDEDDEEESERDDDDEEEQDEDDEEEEEEDEEEEDDD
- a CDS encoding deoxyhypusine synthase; this translates as MTDEDADGGEDHDTGGGDGHDEGGYHEPHREAFDHDPLGHAQIRGGMSVGELTDQLGNAGIGAASVHEAVDVTHEMLADEDCTVFCSLAGAMVPTGMRAVVADLIRDGYVDALVTTGANLTHDAIEAIGGKHHHGHEGQDGKSRREHDEQLRDEEVDRIYNVYLPQEHFALFESHLREEVFPPLDAEGTVSIQRLTEELGRANTEVNEREGIAEDAGVAAAAYEADVPIYCPAVQDSVLGLQAWMYSQTADFSLDALADMTPLTDLAYEADTAGCLLVGGGVPKNFTLQTMLVTPGAYDYGVQITMDSEATGGLSGATLDEARSWGKLEKDARNVTVLGDATVYLPLLVAAVREKLEE